GCACACCCTCAGAAAATGAAGGTAGTAGAAATAAAGATGCGGATGGATGTGTCGCATACTAGGAGAGATAAGATTAGGAACAAAGTTATGCATGACAAGGTGAGAGTGGCCTTTGAGACGAACAAAATGAGGGGAGGGAAGTGAAGTTGAGATGGTTCGGGCATGTGAAGAGGAAGTGCCCGGATGCACCAGTAAGGAGTTGTGAGAGATCGGCTATAAGAGGCTTTAGAAGAGATAGAGATGGGCCGAAGAAGAATTGGGGAGAGGTGATTAGACAAGACATAACACAATTTCAGCTTAGTGGGGATACGActctatatatgaaaatatggaggTCGATGATTAGGGTAAAAGGGTACTAAGTAAGTGAGTGTTGTCATACTTTTATGTGGGAGAGACATGGAGGTTAATATCCTTCTCTCATTTTCTCCTTATCCAGTAGTATTAGATAGTACTCGTGTAGTATCTTATTAGTCAAATTTCACTACTATCTGTTGCATCATTTGCTCTGTGTATCTTGCTATTTTGCTGCCATTATCTTCCTTTCAATCTTGCTTTGATTACAGTTCTTTTGATTCCGAGGGTCTATTGGAAACAACCTCCCTACCCCACAAAGGTAGGGGTATTGTCTACATATATCCTACCTTCCCTAGACCCCACTTATGGGATTATACTGGGTCTTGTGTTGTTCACAGTTATGATGCAAAGTTGCTCAAATTGTAAAGGCATTATAAAAGAGTCTTTTGAAATGAAGACTAACTTTTAGTGTTGAAATGATAAAGAAAGGATTTTGGATTAATAACTATCTCTTAATAAAACTACAATAGAATGCAGTTTTATTTGACAACTTATTTTGAAGGATCTGACTTCattgaaatattatgttttaGTGCTTCAACAATCCTCAGGAATTAGTTCTTTCCGGGAATCTAAagttttaaaccaaaaatcatATCTAGTGTCAGTTTTGATTGTTTGTAAAGTAATATCAATTGTACCTGATAACTGACTCTAGTTTTGCTTGGGACGCTTCTTTTACATTATAGTTGTTATGTCTTGTACAGGCAGTTCTCACTGAAGAAAAGAACAGCTATAAACCACAAGGTACCCTCCTGTAATAGGAATTTGTTATAACTCTTGATAGCTCTCTTGAATAACAAACTTATGCTTATCTATTAATGCTATTTGCAGCCCCTGCAGCAAATTCTCCCATACTTCCTCCAAATAATGGTCCAAATGCAGGAAGAGGGTATCAAACTCTTGGAGGTGGTATGTCTTTCTAGATACTAGTATTTCCTCCTTCCTGAtatatgacataattttttCACTGAATATTGAGGAAGTTGGTAGACTTGCATGTCATTTTGGTGGTGGGTGATGATTGCATTGAACTTTTCTATCGGACTTGTTTGAAAAATGCAAATAGAATTATTCAATAAGAAAACATCATTTATGAGTTTGAAGTTCAATTTGTtttaatgaatttgattttGAGACTTGCAGAGGACTTAGAGTTAGTATGACTTGAATATTTTTagcaaatatatattatttgttgaaAATGTATATAGAACTTTTTTCCAGTAAAGGCTGGGCTTGGGATGTATATCTATATGTATATTAGTATCTCACTAAAGAAGGAGGGTATGGCCTAACCTTCATAGAATTACTTCAATGCAACACATTTTATATGAGTTTGAAGTTTCATTTCTATTAATGGATTGATTCTGAGACTTATGGATCGTTTTAGGTTATTACATGAAATTGTGCCAAACATCATTAGTTATGAAAAGAGAGAATGGTACATAAGATGGGACTAATGGGTTCTGATTGAAGTTTTATAGCAGACCAGGAAATAACTGCCACTGGTGGTAAGCTCTAGATGATTGCTACAGTATCGGTTTTATCTTCTATTTCTTGGACAACGACATAAGTCCATTATTTGTTTAGGTCTTGCAATTTGTATATGTGTTTCCAAATGTGCAGATAACTTTCTACAAAAGCTAATTTTCTTCCATATGTTAGTGAATGTAAATATTGATTTGAAATAAGAAAACTCAAGCAGATCTCTGGCTGGGTATGACAATATAGCAGTGGTGGCTTCTTTCTTAAACAACTAAGTGAACTGAAAGACTCTGGGTGTGTGTAAAAGCATGGTATCTTGCTCCTTAATTTGGTTGATAAACTTATTGCataaaacaacaaattattACTATCTTGACTAACATGTATCCAAAAGAAAACAAACCCTTAAATAACCATTTGTCTCATAATACTATTGCTTTATTGTTTATGGTTTCACTGTAGCTAATTTGGAAACAATATCACTTAACGGTGTATATAATGCTCcaattgaaattttttcttgcTGAAAAAGTCTTCCCTCATTTTAGTAGAGCACAAACTGCATATTTGTAAATTCTGAGTGGTGTTTTTACTGTTGAAAGATTGAGGAAAAAGAAAGATTCATACTTCTGAGACATGACCATATAGTGATATCGATGGGATCTATTTAGGTAATATTTTGTAGACCACAGAGAGGAATCCATTGTTAACATCACACTGTTTAAGGAAAGGGAAGGCTGCAGTTTAGTTTCTCGTGAATTTGGAGTCTGAAATACAGAGTCTGTTTGTGCAGTTAGCTTCTGCATATCTGCATGAACTATTAACATTGATTTTTTCGTTTCTTACTtgcttccttttctttttatgttattgTCCCTTGGGCTTCCTTTCTGCCATATGGTACCAACCTTGACTTGTTAAACCTACCTTCTTGTAATGACTGGTAGGCATCTATGATGCTTTAAGGTGTGCATATGCTTGTTATGTAATCCAAATTCATAAAGCACATCAGAAGTAGTAGGCGCAGCTTCCATTAGTTCAAGTAACACCTACCTATTTTATGCAGAAGGAGATGGGCAGCAATCAACAAACAGGTGGAATGGAGTATTTAGCGTGTCATCTTATACAGAATATTTTAACGTGGATACAGACCTTGTCTTGAACAGATTGATGAGTTCATTGAACCCTACTACTGGAGATTTCTTCAGCAAGATTGATGCTAACCCTGACCTGTAAGTCCTACGTATATAACTATAGAAATATGGTGAGAAAGCAACTAAGTTTTGTCAGTTGCTAATATATAGATTAATTTAACTAGATTTGAGGAAATATAAACTAATTTGAACAACAGAACAGAAGTTTCCAGATTCCATAAATACATACACTTATTCATCTATATGAATTATGTTCTTAACTCTTAATTTAGTGCTCGTTCTTCGTTCTCTTTTATCTGTTATGTTGGCCAGTTAAGGTTCTTGAAGCTTATTATCCTTTataagaaattgaaaaagaaatgcAAACAAAAACTTCTGTTTCGGTATTGAAACTCAAACTTCCTAAGAACCTTTGTGGTGAAAAGAACTAAAGTCTTTCTAATAGGATGCTCAACACATACTTATTAGAAAACGGGATGCTGATCACATGTATATTTCATGAAGTGAAGTTTCTATGGAGAGCCTTGTCCTATTCTTGCTGTTAGATTGTGTATAATATTTCCTCATTCTAGGATAATGATTAATTCTGCATGTTGATGTCCTATGTTGTATCTTGCAGTTCTGATGtacaaatttttaattcttcTATGAGGGAATTTGGTATATTAGTTTTTGTCTTTTGAGAGATAAAACCATTACGTTATAATCTATAAAGCCAAAATAATCTTTGCTTCAGTTCTGGAGCCTCTAAAGCTGCTGATGAAGCAATTCTCTTAGATATGTTGTACAGTAGCAATTCAATAGCGTGTCCTTTTTCTCTTGTTCTGTTTAATATCTTGCATCGCCTTGTAATGTGGGATTAGTGTGCTTTCCTTTACTTATTTGAGTTTTTAAATATCTCCACCTAACATTGTTCTTCTTTCTCCTGTTCTTGCATATTTCAGTTACGGGCTTGTCTGGATATCTACTACTTTAGTGTTTGTCCTTTCTTCCATCGGGAACTGTGCCACATACCTGATGCAGAGCGATAGCAATAGTTCTTGGAACTTTGATGTCAATTATGTGAATGTGGCAGCCTGCTCAGTATATGGTTATGCATTGCTAGTGCCATTGGGGTTTTACTTCTTGATTCGGTATATGGGTATAAGTGCTAGCCTGATACGCTTCTGGTGCTTGTGGGGATATTCACTCTTTGTTTTAGTTCTGAGCTCCGtaagtatataatttttctctGGATAACTCAGACCCTTACTAATCTTATTGCTGACATAACAATAAGGGAGAATTACtggttttctttctttaatttttggcAACATGTAtttactaaggtcctattatgtCTCCTCCACTTTTCAGTTTCTGTTGATCATCCCCGTCGAGTTCCTTAGGTGGACCATCACAATTGCTGCTGCCACAACATCAGCTAGTTTCGTTGCGTTGAACCTCAGAACATATGTACAGTCAGATGATCTCATGATGATACTGGTTGCTTCTTTTGCTCTGCAAGCAGCTTTGACAATCTTCATCAAGATGTGGTTCTTCTCTTAAAAGTTTCGCGTTACTATGCTTGTTGTATGCTCAACTCGTCGCGGTTTCAAAAGTGTGCGGTTCGAGTTttgttttcttcccttttctgGTGTGTTTGGTGTACCATTTAATCAGTGGTTTGCATAGTTGTGTGAAGCAAAGAGTGGACAGTACAAACAGAGAAAACTTGTAGAGAAGTCATGTTGCATTATGTATTTTTGGTCTATAGGTGTATCATTACGTTTTTCATGAATGAAGcttatagtaaaaaaattagaCTTTTTTCCCATATGCTTTGaattgttgttcttttttttttttttgttctttatgGGTCTTTTCCCTACTGTTTTTGcattaaaaaatctaaatattagtgtgaatattgttaaatatttagattttagaGTCAATTTATTCTCATATTataattgttaatatttttagatTCTTAGCCCATAGTCATTTAGAACTCCTATACCAAtcaacatcattataaataacCTCTAAAGTTGTTTTGAATTTTCTAAAGGCATTTTTATATcagttcaaaattatttaatgagaTAGATAATTCAGCATAATTTCATGTCGAGTTATATTACTAATAGaccttatataattaaaatattttaaaaaaaaattgaaaaaatttcatACCGAGTTATATAATTAATGGTGATATGATCATTTATGATTAAATCTAGTtcgttgaaaaattatattcgatactaaaaatataaatgagaaCAAATATTCTTAGTGttaaaataagaacaaatatTCTTAGTGTTAAAATAAAGTAGCATCAGTCTGAGTAGTCATACTCAAAGTTGTTATTGAAGACCTTAAGAACATATCCCTTTCaaactccattttttttttcttttgtagatTCGAACTGTTCATGTAATCAATacccataaaaaaaatcaacatcaaTTTGATCGGATCTAGGGTTTTAGTATTGTAAAGGAGTTTGTATGTGATTTTGTGGTAAATGAACAAGCATTCGATATAGTTATAGcgataaagagagagagaaagaggatGAAGGAGTTGTTTGGAGGTCCAGGTAGAGTGAGTGGGTTGGTATTGCGAATGGGTCAGTGTTTATTTGCTGCTGCTTCTATGGTTGTAATGGCTTCTTCTCATGGTTTCGCCACTTGTACTGCTTTTTGGTAGTGTCTCCTTATCTCTCTCTATTACTATTTATAGCTTTGTTAGTTTCCTTTTTTATGAACAAAATGAACTGATTTGTGATGGGTGTGTTGGAAGCATGGAGTTAGGTAGGACTAAGGAGGTTTATCTGAGTGTATTTACTATTTTCAAATAGCGAAAATTCACATTACCCTCTCCAGGCTGCAGTTTTGGGAATACattaggtatgttgttgttgatgatgataaaaGGAAGTGGAATAGATTGAAGTGGGTGTGGTAAtgcacacataaacacatacaaATATATGGGGCTATGTTTATGGATTttttggttgttgttgttggaagttttagtg
This DNA window, taken from Solanum lycopersicum chromosome 5, SLM_r2.1, encodes the following:
- the LOC101250218 gene encoding uncharacterized protein isoform X1, with the translated sequence MDDSYTNFPTSHLVGSVPAVLTEEKNSYKPQAPAANSPILPPNNGPNAGRGYQTLGGEGDGQQSTNRWNGVFSVSSYTEYFNVDTDLVLNRLMSSLNPTTGDFFSKIDANPDLYGLVWISTTLVFVLSSIGNCATYLMQSDSNSSWNFDVNYVNVAACSVYGYALLVPLGFYFLIRYMGISASLIRFWCLWGYSLFVLVLSSFLLIIPVEFLRWTITIAAATTSASFVALNLRTYVQSDDLMMILVASFALQAALTIFIKMWFFS
- the LOC101250218 gene encoding uncharacterized protein isoform X2 — translated: MDDSYTNFPTSHLVGSVPAVLTEEKNSYKPQAPAANSPILPPNNGPNAGRGYQTLGEGDGQQSTNRWNGVFSVSSYTEYFNVDTDLVLNRLMSSLNPTTGDFFSKIDANPDLYGLVWISTTLVFVLSSIGNCATYLMQSDSNSSWNFDVNYVNVAACSVYGYALLVPLGFYFLIRYMGISASLIRFWCLWGYSLFVLVLSSFLLIIPVEFLRWTITIAAATTSASFVALNLRTYVQSDDLMMILVASFALQAALTIFIKMWFFS